In Armatimonadota bacterium, the genomic stretch CAACGGGAACTGCTCGCGGCTGCAATGGTTGGCCTTGGGCATCCCTGGTAGGGGATTCCTCGGTCGCGTCGCTTCCTCGGAATGACATAGCCGGAGCCTTTCAGCTCGGCTCAGGACAGGCGCCTCGCCTACCATAGTCTTTCTTCGCGTCTTTGTACCTTGGTGGTTTGGTTCGCGACGTGAGGCAGGAGCGACTTTGAGCGAACAGACGAACAGCGCCCGGTTATTGGCCCGGCTGAGCCGCGCCCCGCTCATCGGCGACGGCGCCATGGGCACCATGCTGGAGGCCGCCGGCCTGCTCGCCGGGGCCTGCCGCGAGCTGTGGAATATCGAGCAGCCGGATAAGGTGCTGGGGGTCCACCGTGCCTACGTCGAGGCGGGCTCCGACATCATCGAGACCAACACCTTCTTCGGCGGCAATCGCATTCAGCTTGCGAAATGGGGTCTCGGGGAGCGCGCGGCGGAGTTCAACCAGGCGGCAGTGCGCCTGGCGCGCGAGGCCGCAGGCGGCGCACCGGCCGCGGACGGGGCGATAATGGTGTCGGTGTCCATGGGGCCGACAGGCGAGGTGCTGGCGCCGCTGGGCAATCTCGACCCCGCGCAGGCCGCCGATGCTTTCCGCGAGCAGGCCCAGGCGGCGGCCGAGGCGGGCGCGGACGCGGCGACGGTGGAGACCTTCTACGCCCTGGACGAGATCAAGCTCGCGATCGCGGCCGCGCTCGCCGCGGGATTGCCGGTGATGGCGACCATGACCTTTGAACCCAGCGGGCGCACCATGATGGGGGTTGCCCCGGCTGACGCCGCTCGCGCGCTGACGGACTACGGGGCGACCATTGTCGGCGCCAACTGCGGCACCGGGCCCGAGGTGATGGTGCCTGTGATCGAGGCGATGATGGCGGCGACCGACCGACCGCTCATGGTGCAGCCGAATGCGGGGATGCCGCGGCTGGTGGGCGGCAAGACCACCTTCCCCGCAACTGCGGAGACCATGGCCGATTACGCAGCGCGCTTTGCGCAGATGGGGGTCAAGGTCATCGGCGGGTGCTGCGGCACCACCCCCGACCACGTCCGGGCGATGGCCCGCCGTATCCGGGGCGGATAGGGCTTGCAGGCAGCCAGCGCACGAGCCCTTCGGCGGCGCCGAAAGCGAACTTGCGCCCGCCGGAGGCGGGTGAACTTCCTTTTGCCAGCAGACACTGGCCGGCGGCGGCAGGGCTGAGCCATCTGCGGATCGCCTCGTTCTGCTTCGCCTGGAATGCGCGGAGCGGACGAGATCTGGGGAGGGCACGGTATTGAAGGGAGTGATTCTCGCGGGAGGCCGGGCGACGAGGTTGCGCCCGCTGACCCACACCATGACCAAGCACCTCATCCCGCTGGCCAACAAACCCATCATCTACTACTGCCTGGAGTCGCTGGCGAGAGCCGGCATCAAGCAGGTGGCGGTCGTCGTCGGCTGCCGCCACCCCGACTACCCCGGCAGCATTGACACCGGCCCCGAGATCATGGAGGCGGTGGGCGACGGCGAGCAGTGGGGGCTGCGGGTGACCTACGTCGAGCAGGACGCCCCCCGCGGCATCGCCCACGCGGTGGGCCTGACCCGCGACTTCGTCGGCGACGACTCGTTCGTCGTCTTCCTGGGGGACAACTTCCTGCCCTCCGGCATCCACGACTTCACGCGCGAGTTCGAGCGTAACCAGGCTCACGCCATGATCCTGCTGTGCCGGGTGCCCAACCCGCGCGACTTCGGGGTGGCGGTGCTGGAGGGGGAACGGGTGGTGCGCCTGGAGGAGAAACCCGAGCACCCGCCGAGCGACCTCGCGCTGGTCGGCGTCTACCTCTTCGACCGGCACGTGTGGCGGGCGATTGACAACCTGCGCCCGTCGGGGCGAGGGGAGCTGGAGAT encodes the following:
- a CDS encoding homocysteine S-methyltransferase family protein; protein product: MSEQTNSARLLARLSRAPLIGDGAMGTMLEAAGLLAGACRELWNIEQPDKVLGVHRAYVEAGSDIIETNTFFGGNRIQLAKWGLGERAAEFNQAAVRLAREAAGGAPAADGAIMVSVSMGPTGEVLAPLGNLDPAQAADAFREQAQAAAEAGADAATVETFYALDEIKLAIAAALAAGLPVMATMTFEPSGRTMMGVAPADAARALTDYGATIVGANCGTGPEVMVPVIEAMMAATDRPLMVQPNAGMPRLVGGKTTFPATAETMADYAARFAQMGVKVIGGCCGTTPDHVRAMARRIRGG
- a CDS encoding glucose-1-phosphate thymidylyltransferase, which translates into the protein MKGVILAGGRATRLRPLTHTMTKHLIPLANKPIIYYCLESLARAGIKQVAVVVGCRHPDYPGSIDTGPEIMEAVGDGEQWGLRVTYVEQDAPRGIAHAVGLTRDFVGDDSFVVFLGDNFLPSGIHDFTREFERNQAHAMILLCRVPNPRDFGVAVLEGERVVRLEEKPEHPPSDLALVGVYLFDRHVWRAIDNLRPSGRGELEITHAIQALIDEGLTVRSHEVRGWWKDTGTLGDLLEANRIVLDTLAESNQGQVDGRSQLLGRVVIEQGATIANSVIQGPAIIGRGARVVDSVVGPYVSLYCDVEIEGSELANSIVLGASAIRRIPGRIRDSLIGKNVVVHTSDRRPAWHQFMLGDSSQVTLG